TGCTATATCTTCCAAGTATCTCTATTTGCTTTGTCTTGAATGAGAACAAGCTCAACCATCCCAAAGTGTGCATCTCCAGGAGGCAGGACGCGTCCTCCCCTTGTAAAATACACATATTTTCCTTGCTTGGCAACCTTATTACCTGTACAGCTCATCCCATTATTTTTACTTATCAGGGCGCGTCCTGCACCTTGGGCGCGTACTGCGCCTTGGGCGCGTCCACCTCCTTTCAATATCTTCCTGCTCATCTCTTTACATGACAACCCAAAATACAGCCTACACAATCATGGACGCATCCTACATATACAGGGCGCGTCTTCGCTTCATACAATGTAGACCAAAACCTAATTATTCATCTTCTTGCCCCAATTCAATTCCAATTGACCCGTATTTGACCCGAGATGatccaataccaaattttggctataacattAACGTCGGTTGTAAACTTGTGATTAAATGATAAAGTGTCTTATATCTTTAACGGAGTTTGTTACGAGCGCACCTTTGACGCCGCTTCTTAAGCCTAATGGTGGAGTCAGACCATTTTCAGTAGGTACCATTTTGAGACGTTTAGTTTTCAAAGTGGTTATGAAGAAGGTGGGTAAGGAGATGATTGTTTATTTGGGGGATTTTCAATTTAGGGTAGGATTTTCTGGAGAAGACGAGATTATCTTACACGAAGTTAGCCGATTTATTAAGGTACATGGTTCAAATCATAATCTATCTATAATTTTGATAAACTTCATGAATGCTTTTAATATGATCGATTGAGAAAAAACTGCTTGAAATAGTCAGACCTACGTGTCCGTCTATATCTTTTTGGGTGAGATTTTTTTATTGGCAACCAGTTAGTTTATTTATGGGATCCGAATTTATATGGCCAGCTCGTGGTATAGAGTAATGGTATTTATTGAGACTTCTATTCTTTGAACTGACGTTACATCCGTTAATTCTTAGAATACGTGAGGTATGCACTTTTTCTTTTCAAGTGTGGTATTTGGATGATAGTACTATGATTTGGGATTCAGTTGTGGTCTTTGAGGCCTTGACTATTATTCAATTAGAGGGGCCATGATTGAGTTTGAAGCTTAATATATGGAGCCATAAGTTTTTTGGTCTGTTTCTAACTCATGTATCTCTCGAAATGGACTTTTTCCTCCTACAAGCATGGACAAAGAGAGTTGTGGAGGAATTTGCTAAAAGGGAAAGTGGTAAAATGTGTAGAGTTTATGTGTACTTTGGAGAAACTTAATTTTTCTTATAGACAAACAACAATTTTTCGGTGCTTGGGAGCCGCACATACTGAGAATTACCTATTAGCCCCTCCCATAGAGGGATTAACACATCATATGACGTCAATGGAGTATCAAATGATATTGTGATACAGGCTCATGATCCCTTTATTTTTTAGTGGAGTTCAATGTCCCTTGTGCAAGTGTCGGATGGACATATTTGAAGAGCACGTTGTTCAATGTAAAAAATAATCAGGGTTCAAATATTAACATGACTTGATAAGAGATGTGCCGAAAAGCTGAGATTCCAGCTAAAGAAAGCACATGTTAACTTTCTTACTCCTCCCGATAAAATCATGTCATCTCTTAGACCAACTGATATATTAGTTAACAATTGAAATGGAATGTTGATCTAACATGAATTTCTCTTTTGACTAATTGATTAGACAATTACAAAAGTAGTTAGGCAAAGGGTGCAAAAacataattaaaaaatataaataaattaataagaACAATGCTCCCCaaatatttttcttaattttttttcaaataacATGACATAACACGACAAATTTTAATTTAGGGCAAATATTTAGATGTATGATCccatattattattaattaaataaaatttggGATCTCAATTAATAATAGCATTTGAATAATAGCATTTGCAGACGTAGTCATGTGTGTCTCTGTCGTAGGAAACAGAACCACGTAATTTGGATCAAACGGCGCCACAACAAAACCAACCCTGCACCAGAGCTCATTTCATTACACTCATATCAATTCAGCTATTCATACAGGGCTAACAAGGAAAGATGTCGTGCTTGGCTGGGTGTTGCGCATCCCTGACTTGCGGACTCTGCACATCCGTAGCTTCTGGGATCACAAAACGTTCTGCTAGACTTGGCTATTGTGGTCTCTTTGGCGCCTCGCTTGTTCTTTCTTGGGTTCTTAGAGAAATCGGTGCTCCTCTTTTGAAGCAATTCCCATGTTAGTTTCTTCTTTTCTTCACACCCCTTTTCATTTTTTCTTCTATTTGTTGTTTAGTTCATCTGTTTTtaaataaaatcataataattaaattttttcCTGATTTGGGCTTTTTTTTAAGTGATTTGAATACTGGGGAATTGGGGGAGGGGGTTTCTTTCTTGTTTGGTGTTATATAAGTGTGTGTGTTTTGGAAATTTCTCAATTCTCATTATATTTTGATGTTTAGGTATTTTTATATGCTGTTGTGTTAGTTTGTTGCTAGTGATACCAAATTGATATATGTTTGTCTGCAAGAGTGCAAGGACTATACGATTCCATGGTCACTTATATTAATATTTTAGGAGGATCATTTTTAAGCTCAtgtttttccattaaattttcaCTACTATTACTAGATAATGGGTATTACAATACAGTGAATATTATGTTTTTAAAGTAAATAAGTTGACAGTTCCGGGTTTATGTTCTTGTGAAAGTTGAAATCAACACGGTATTCATTCATAACATGTTTTTATTTTTCTGTTTATGCTACTTGCTTGCCCTTTAATTTAAAGTCATTAAGTTAATTTAATCATACATCTGTCAACTCAACTCAGCTCAAATGCTTGGAAGAAATTTTTAGTTAAATTGAGCTGGAATAGACTTTTCTGCTATAGGTcaaaaagaaaagagaaagatGACATGCTTAAGCTGTACGTATAAAATAGTAAAGGAAAAAAAAACctctttaattattttaatagTATAGTAAATGATGTTTCCAATCGATCTCAGGATGAAAACAGAGAAGTTGATATAGCATGAGGTCTCTGtagagataaactttcagttgcCTGATTTACGATAGTCATTTGCTTGTTCAAATTGAGGACGGATATATTTGGGTGGACCTTATCATTTATCATTATTTGGTGACTGGACCTTTTCATGCATAAACAGGGATAAACGATTCTGATAGTTACTCAGACGAATGGTTTCGTACAGAAGCAGTTCTTCGTGTTAGCTTGGGGAACTTTTTGTTTTTTGCAATACTTTCTCTAATAATGATCGGAGTTAAAGATCAAAATGATAAGCGTGATGCCTTACAGCATGGTGGATGGATGGCCAAAATTATCATTTGGGCACTGTTCATTATCCTGATGTTTTTCTTTCCCAACGCTGTGACATTTTCCTACGGTTAGTTTTTGTAATCATACATCGACATTGTTGCGTGTGAGAACTGCGAACTATAAGCACTTTGTATCGCTATTCATTGTTTAAGCCCAAATGCATAACTACAGaattaaaaaaaactaaatgtgtattaaaattcaaaaaaatttgGTGTTTAGTTTCATGAAAAGAAGTTATATGTGCATCTAAGTCTTCCAAGATGTCTCCAAGGCAAAAGGTATTTTACAATGAGAATAAAGTTGCATGTTGCTCTTATCAAACGTGGCACCTTCAAAGTCATTCATGGGGATCCAATTAGGGAATATTACTAAATGAGTGTCAATTTCACATATATTCTTAGTTTCATTTGGTTACATGGACTTTTGAAATGAGGCAAAAAGTCAGTTTGAGTTTGGCTGTTGGATTCTTAAAAACCCAAGTGATGAAAATTTTCTAAAGATTGGACTCAAGTAGATTGCCTTATTTTGAGAGGCATTTCTAATAGATTAGTTATATACTCACCTATTAACTGTCAAGTACTTCTCAATTTGCAGGAATTCTATCAAAATTTGGGGCAGGTTTTTTTTTATTAGTTCAAGTGATTATATTGTTAGACGCCACTCACACATGGAACGATTCATGGGTTGCCAAAGATGAACAGAAGTGGTTGGTTCAAGATGCTATCTCTCATACTTTTCCTGACCCAAGTCTTTTTCAAGATATAATAATTTTCATAATGTAACATTGCAGGTATATTGCTTTACTTGTCATATCAGTGGTTTGCTATCTTGCTGCATTTGTCTTCCCAGGACTTTTATTCATTTGGTTCAATCCTTCTGGTCAAGACTGTGGGCTTAATGTCTTTTTTCTAGTTATGACCATAATTCTCGCGTTTTCATTTTCTGTTATTGCCTTGCATCCAAAGGTAAATGAGCACTTTTTTTAAGACTGCTTCGTTTTATCCCAGAAAGTTTTGTTTATTATTGGTTTGACAGATTTATTGAATGTAGGTTTATTTATTAAATCTTGTCATAGTTTAGGAATTTAATGCATGTTCATGCAAAATCTTGCTGATAATTGAAGTTTTCATTTGATACCCCTTGAATGTTTTAGGCATAAGTTATAGTTAATAAAAGAATCCTAAAAAAATGTGAGTTAACATAGTCAAAGCAAGAGGACACCCTATGTATAGAAAATCAGAGCTTTGTATATTATCCACAAGAGCTATAGTTTTTCTAGACTCACAGGTGTGGAATGTGCACTT
This sequence is a window from Apium graveolens cultivar Ventura chromosome 9, ASM990537v1, whole genome shotgun sequence. Protein-coding genes within it:
- the LOC141684347 gene encoding uncharacterized protein LOC141684347, which codes for MSCLAGCCASLTCGLCTSVASGITKRSARLGYCGLFGASLVLSWVLREIGAPLLKQFPWINDSDSYSDEWFRTEAVLRVSLGNFLFFAILSLIMIGVKDQNDKRDALQHGGWMAKIIIWALFIILMFFFPNAVTFSYGILSKFGAGFFLLVQVIILLDATHTWNDSWVAKDEQKWYIALLVISVVCYLAAFVFPGLLFIWFNPSGQDCGLNVFFLVMTIILAFSFSVIALHPKVNGSLLPASVISVYCAFVCYTGLSSEPRDYECNGLNKSKAVTTGTLVVGMLTTVLSVLYSALRAGSSTTFLSPPSSPKSGERKPFLEADELESGNKKNEIEARPVTYSYMFFHMIFALASMYSAMLLSGWTDNAENSDLIDVGWTSVWVRICTEWVTAGLYIWSLVAPLLFPDREFY